A genomic region of Zea mays cultivar B73 chromosome 6, Zm-B73-REFERENCE-NAM-5.0, whole genome shotgun sequence contains the following coding sequences:
- the LOC100382022 gene encoding Putative pentatricopeptide repeat-containing protein At3g28640-like: MRPYIPKPTFAFCHSLLASRLLPSAASPTAPLLPIQALLVTAGLLPRHPDLALLALNSLLHALSRRAARPAHPRLALRLLRLMLSPATPPALPAPDHLSFPFALSAAAALDANPSSSAAAGTAPGPQLHALLVRNALFPADHYVTTALLQLYSPRPDLARRVFDELPRREAIHYDLLIGSYARAGAPAEGLSVFRTMLDDDGVTPDAVVLTTAVAACAQAGALDLGAWVHRYVERAAPGLLADAFLGSALIGMYAKCGCLEEAVRVFDGMPERNAYVWATMVGALAVHGMAAEAVACLERMAREDGVRPDGVAVLGALSACAHAGDVEEGLRLLGEMRPRYGVVPGHEHYSCAVDMLCRVGRLEDAVGLVKIMPMAPLASVWGSVLAGCRSHGNVELAEVAARELERLGGSADEGVYVQLSNIYLDANRKDDARRVRKLIGGRGIKKLPAYSALEVDGEVSSFVADDQAHPRRFEIWEVLRLLADQMAQKPNEEESVELICVLAGM; encoded by the coding sequence ATGCGCCCGTACATCCCCAAACCCACCTTCGCATTCTGCCACTCCCTACTCGCCTCCCGCCTCCTCCCCTCTGCCGCCTCCCCAACCGCACCGCTCCTCCCCATCCAAGCCCTCCTCGTCACCGCCGGCCTGCTCCCGCGCCACCCGGACCTCGCTCTGCTCGCGCTCAACTCGCTGCTCCACGCGCTCTCCCGCCGCGCCGCGCGCCCGGCCCACCCGCGCCTCGCGCTCCGCCTCCTCCGCCTCATGCTCTCTCCCGCCACGCCCCCGGCGCTCCCCGCTCCGGACCACCTCTCCTTCCCTTTCGCGctctccgccgccgccgcgctcgaCGCCAACCCgtcctcctccgccgccgccgggacCGCACCTGGGCCGCAGCTCCACGCGCTGCTCGTCAGGAACGCGCTGTTCCCGGCCGACCACTACGTCACTACGGCGCTGCTCCAGCTGTACTCGCCCCGCCCGGACCTCGCGCGGAGGGTGTTCGACGAGCTGCCGCGGCGGGAGGCGATCCACTACGACCTGCTCATCGGCTCGTACGCGCGCGCGGGGGCGCCCGCCGAGGGTCTCTCGGTGTTCCGGACCATGCTCGACGACGACGGGGTGACCCCGGACGCGGTCGTGCTGACGACGGCCGTGGCGGCGTGCGCGCAGGCGGGGGCGCTGGACCTCGGCGCGTGGGTGCATCGTTACGTGGAGCGCGCCGCGCCGGGGCTCCTCGCCGACGCCTTCCTCGGGTCCGCGCTCATCGGCATGTACGCCAAGTGCGGGTGCCTGGAGGAGGCCGTGCGGGTGTTCGACGGCATGCCCGAGCGGAACGCGTACGTATGGGCGACCATGGTAGGCGCGCTCGCGGTGCACGGGATGGCAGCGGAAGCTGTCGCGTGCCTGGAGAGGATGGCGCGGGAGGACGGGGTGCGGCCCGACGGCGTGGCGGTGCTCGGGGCGCTGTCCGCGTGCGCGCACGCCGGGGACGTCGAGGAAGGGCTGCGGCTTCTTGGGGAGATGCGGCCCCGGTACGGCGTCGTGCCCGGGCACGAGCACTACAGCTGCGCGGTCGACATGCTCTGCCGGGTCGGGCGGCTGGAGGACGCGGTGGGGCTCGTCAAGATCATGCCGATGGCCCCGCTCGCGTCCGTGTGGGGATCCGTGCTCGCCGGCTGCCGGAGCCACGGCAACGTCGAGCTGGCGGAGGTGGCGGCGCGCGAGCTCGAGAGGCTAGGTGGCTCCGCCGATGAGGGCGTGTACGTGCAGCTGTCCAACATCTACCTCGACGCCAACCGCAAGGATGACGCGCGTCGGGTGCGGAAGCTGATCGGCGGCCGGGGGATCAAGAAGCTCCCCGCGTATAGCGCGTTAGAGGTGGACGGCGAGGTGAGCTCGTTCGTCGCCGACGACCAAGCGCACCCGCGGCGCTTCGAGATCTGGGAGGTGCTCCGGCTGCTAGCCGACCAGATGGCGCAGAAACCAAACGAAGAAGAATCTGTCGAGCTCATTTGCGTGCTCGCAGGGATGTAA